One stretch of Dissulfurimicrobium hydrothermale DNA includes these proteins:
- a CDS encoding HDOD domain-containing protein → MARSCRQILTIDWAGEDLPTLPSVVHKLLAVASDDKKKISDLADIISRDPTMAIRVLKVVNNAFYSIGVEVTSIKHAISLLGFKEIVRITFGVVMSERFLTVAPEVRLYAEALWRHLIATAVIAQDLAPDGGEEADLYTLGLLHDIGWLVLMAQAPMVMIRLAEEEGTTRQEAEWLWGVDHQLWGARLAERWGLPEPFQIVALRHHDPFLELDPPDYLVRIALADYLVHYMGATVVNKPEKEIDPMVLGRLAICDDAFDEIKKSVKAKARGIEDLWRSMSS, encoded by the coding sequence ATGGCAAGGTCTTGCAGACAGATTTTGACCATAGACTGGGCGGGAGAAGACCTACCAACCCTTCCTTCAGTTGTCCATAAACTACTTGCGGTTGCAAGCGATGACAAAAAAAAGATATCTGATCTGGCCGATATTATAAGCCGAGACCCCACCATGGCGATCAGGGTGCTCAAGGTTGTAAATAATGCATTTTATTCCATAGGGGTAGAGGTTACATCCATAAAACACGCGATATCGCTTCTCGGTTTCAAAGAGATAGTAAGAATCACATTTGGGGTCGTCATGTCAGAGCGTTTCTTGACCGTAGCCCCCGAGGTTCGCCTTTACGCCGAGGCCCTCTGGAGGCACCTTATCGCTACCGCTGTCATAGCACAAGACCTTGCGCCTGATGGCGGGGAAGAGGCCGATCTTTATACACTCGGGCTGTTACACGATATCGGATGGCTGGTACTTATGGCGCAGGCACCGATGGTCATGATTAGGCTCGCGGAGGAGGAAGGCACCACTAGGCAGGAGGCTGAATGGCTATGGGGGGTCGATCACCAGCTTTGGGGTGCCAGACTGGCTGAAAGATGGGGGCTCCCCGAGCCGTTTCAGATAGTCGCCCTGAGGCATCATGATCCATTTCTCGAGCTTGATCCGCCTGATTATCTGGTAAGGATAGCGCTGGCCGATTATTTGGTGCACTACATGGGCGCGACAGTAGTAAATAAGCCTGAAAAAGAGATTGATCCGATGGTGTTGGGACGTCTGGCTATATGCGACGACGCTTTTGATGAGATAAAGAAGTCGGTCAAGGCAAAGGCACGAGGGATCGAAGACCTTTGGCGCAGCATGTCTTCTTAA
- the pgsA gene encoding CDP-diacylglycerol--glycerol-3-phosphate 3-phosphatidyltransferase, translating into MNIPNLFTLIRIVLIPILIIFLINGRFFEALIVFSLAGVTDALDGLIARMLRQKTKIGAILDPIADKLLLTSSYVTLAVVGRLPNWLAIVIISRDIIIVAGVLILFLLQEDVEIKPTVLGKLTTLSQLGTIFIVLLGQQIGVFAPLVRVSGLLTAALTVSSGAHYMFLGISLLGKLDTGMHRH; encoded by the coding sequence TTGAACATACCAAATCTTTTCACTTTGATACGGATCGTCCTGATCCCCATTTTGATCATATTTCTAATAAACGGGAGATTTTTTGAGGCGCTGATCGTATTCAGCCTGGCAGGAGTGACTGATGCCCTTGATGGACTTATAGCGAGGATGCTCAGACAAAAGACAAAGATCGGGGCGATCCTCGATCCGATAGCTGATAAACTGCTTTTGACATCATCTTATGTAACGCTGGCGGTTGTCGGAAGGCTGCCAAACTGGCTCGCCATCGTAATAATAAGCAGGGATATCATAATAGTAGCAGGCGTCCTGATCCTATTCCTGCTTCAAGAAGACGTAGAGATAAAACCTACAGTCCTCGGAAAGCTCACTACGCTTTCACAGCTTGGGACTATATTCATAGTCCTTCTAGGCCAACAGATTGGGGTATTTGCGCCTCTTGTCCGAGTTTCAGGTCTCCTGACGGCAGCGCTTACGGTCTCGTCAGGGGCACACTATATGTTTTTAGGGATAAGCCTCTTGGGAAAGCTAGATACTGGAATGCACAGGCACTAA
- a CDS encoding secondary thiamine-phosphate synthase enzyme YjbQ, which yields MEIIPIETKVHTDLVDITDQIHRVIKKKGVNDGMVFIYSPHTTAGITINEGADPAVKMDIINMLEKIVPRGFDYRHLEGNSHAHIKASLVGSGATVIVEDGDLYLGRWQRIFFCEFDGPRSRQIWVKIGRLS from the coding sequence ATGGAAATTATACCAATTGAGACAAAAGTTCATACCGATTTGGTGGATATTACAGATCAAATACACCGCGTTATCAAGAAAAAAGGCGTAAACGACGGCATGGTCTTTATCTATTCACCGCATACAACGGCGGGGATTACTATAAATGAAGGTGCAGATCCGGCGGTCAAGATGGATATCATTAATATGTTGGAGAAGATCGTCCCGCGGGGTTTTGATTATCGACACCTTGAGGGCAATTCTCACGCCCATATAAAGGCCTCGCTCGTTGGTTCAGGTGCAACAGTTATTGTTGAGGATGGCGACCTTTATTTAGGGCGATGGCAAAGGATATTTTTCTGTGAGTTTGACGGTCCAAGGTCAAGGCAGATCTGGGTTAAGATTGGAAGGTTGTCCTGA
- a CDS encoding lytic murein transglycosylase — MAGLASRYSRPLFFITVAILFAVCLPHPSSEANRVAVNWTPLIERLIKDGEDGAKMRRLFARSEVRFDPRVMPRKLTHSEAKLDYAQFLRPDRIARAERFIYANYQLLTRIEQEYGVPKEVCVAILLVETDLGRNPGGALVFNVLASMALASDLKQVRPWLPDTLFSSSENDMLMASIQKKSEWAYHELHAFLDYAYQNNIDPLSIRGSIFGAIGICQFMPTNAILFGVDEDKDGRIDLFSKADAIASMANYLKSYGWSPGLNYDDAVQVILKYNYSRPYAETVLQVAERLGLKIGDNSVVAGVPDAASRAF, encoded by the coding sequence ATGGCTGGCTTGGCTAGTAGATATTCAAGGCCGTTATTTTTTATAACAGTGGCTATCTTATTTGCTGTCTGTCTCCCTCATCCGTCTTCAGAGGCAAACAGGGTGGCTGTGAATTGGACCCCTTTGATAGAACGCCTTATAAAAGACGGTGAAGATGGGGCGAAGATGAGGCGCCTATTTGCCAGGTCGGAGGTTAGATTCGACCCGAGAGTAATGCCTAGAAAACTGACCCACAGTGAGGCAAAACTTGATTACGCCCAGTTTCTGCGTCCTGACAGGATAGCCAGGGCTGAGAGATTTATTTATGCAAATTATCAATTATTGACAAGGATCGAGCAGGAATATGGCGTTCCAAAGGAGGTATGTGTCGCTATACTTCTTGTTGAGACTGATCTCGGGAGAAATCCAGGCGGCGCTCTTGTCTTCAATGTACTTGCAAGCATGGCCCTGGCCTCTGATCTAAAACAAGTGCGTCCATGGCTTCCGGATACCCTCTTTTCGTCCAGCGAAAACGATATGCTAATGGCAAGTATCCAAAAGAAGTCGGAGTGGGCGTATCATGAGCTCCATGCCTTTTTGGATTATGCCTATCAAAACAATATAGATCCTTTGAGTATAAGGGGCTCCATATTCGGTGCCATAGGGATATGCCAATTTATGCCGACGAACGCCATTCTTTTTGGGGTTGACGAGGACAAAGACGGCAGGATTGATCTCTTCTCCAAGGCGGACGCTATTGCAAGCATGGCCAATTATCTTAAAAGCTATGGCTGGTCGCCTGGGCTTAATTATGATGATGCGGTGCAAGTTATTTTAAAATATAACTACAGTCGGCCGTATGCAGAGACGGTCCTTCAGGTGGCGGAAAGATTGGGTCTTAAGATAGGAGATAACAGTGTTGTTGCAGGGGTCCCTGACGCCGCAAGCCGAGCTTTTTGA
- the miaA gene encoding tRNA (adenosine(37)-N6)-dimethylallyltransferase MiaA encodes MKHNLPCPFPMIAILGPTAIGKTGIALRLAAEIKGEIINFDSIQVYKGLDIGSAKPTKDEMATIPHHLIDILEPDEPFDAAMFAARAQMTIRSIKLKGKIAILTGGTNLYLRALIEGLAPCQGEDRALRTRLKRILMESGREKLYRFLATIDPKTAARLHPNDSFRVIRAIEIYILTGQPLSMWHEIHRNNTKIRPYCIKIGLIRPIDELYTKIDRRVDKMINAGLVDEVRRLLAMGFDPRLKPLQSLGYRHIIRFLAGEVSFADTIRQLKMDHRRYARRQLIWLRKEPGVKWFHPDDLVRRGKIWPAISGG; translated from the coding sequence TTGAAACACAATCTACCTTGTCCTTTCCCGATGATAGCAATCCTTGGCCCGACGGCAATAGGAAAGACGGGCATAGCCCTGCGCCTTGCTGCGGAAATCAAGGGTGAAATAATAAATTTTGATTCCATTCAGGTCTATAAAGGCCTTGATATAGGGTCAGCAAAACCGACAAAGGATGAAATGGCAACCATACCGCATCATCTCATCGACATACTTGAACCCGACGAACCGTTCGATGCGGCCATGTTTGCCGCAAGGGCACAGATGACCATACGCTCTATAAAGCTTAAAGGGAAGATTGCTATCCTTACAGGGGGCACTAACCTCTATCTAAGGGCGCTCATTGAGGGCCTTGCGCCTTGTCAGGGCGAAGACCGCGCCTTGAGGACAAGGCTCAAGCGGATCCTGATGGAATCAGGACGAGAGAAATTGTACAGATTTCTCGCCACCATAGACCCCAAAACAGCTGCCCGTCTACATCCCAACGACAGCTTCAGGGTGATACGGGCTATAGAAATTTACATCCTAACCGGTCAGCCGCTTTCTATGTGGCATGAAATACACCGAAATAACACAAAAATTAGGCCTTACTGTATCAAGATAGGCCTCATACGCCCTATAGATGAACTCTATACAAAGATAGACAGACGAGTTGATAAAATGATCAATGCCGGCCTTGTCGATGAAGTAAGGCGACTCCTGGCAATGGGCTTCGATCCTAGGCTCAAGCCCTTGCAGTCGCTTGGCTATCGGCATATTATCCGGTTTCTTGCAGGCGAGGTCAGCTTTGCCGATACTATAAGGCAACTTAAGATGGATCACAGGCGTTACGCTAGGCGCCAGCTTATCTGGCTCCGCAAGGAACCAGGGGTGAAGTGGTTTCACCCAGACGATCTCGTAAGGCGGGGAAAGATATGGCCCGCAATCTCAGGGGGTTAG
- a CDS encoding M24 family metallopeptidase produces the protein MLLQGSLTPQAELFERTRRFQGHLRDLGIELAMLRQNADLYYFTGTVQDGHLFIPAHGEPLFLVWRVFERAIKESALRDIRPLSGMSGLNEALKEKGLLDAAVVGLELDCLPAALYLYYSKNIWPGARFVDVTHAVRLTRAVKSRWEIDRIREACGQVAEAVACVQETLREGLTELELSSQIETRLRLQGHPGYLRMRGWNQECGMGHVLSGADGAMPSWTNTPGGGLGTSPAYGLGAGTRTIRTFEPVCIDFGGSSNGYLCDQTRLFCIKGLPERLLDAYKAVLEVHQGIKERLVPGASCSSIYDWAINRMEGLGYAQNFMGFGRNQVIFIGHGLGVEVDEYPFLSRKNPMPLAEGMVVAVEPKLVFPDEGIVGIEDTYLITQNGAERLTTSPQELIIC, from the coding sequence GTGTTGTTGCAGGGGTCCCTGACGCCGCAAGCCGAGCTTTTTGAGCGTACGAGGCGATTTCAAGGGCATTTGAGGGATCTGGGGATAGAGCTTGCCATGCTGCGCCAAAATGCCGATCTTTATTACTTTACCGGTACGGTGCAGGATGGACATCTGTTCATACCTGCTCATGGTGAGCCGCTTTTTCTGGTCTGGAGGGTCTTTGAAAGGGCCATCAAGGAGTCTGCTTTAAGAGATATAAGACCGCTTTCTGGCATGAGCGGCCTGAATGAGGCGCTCAAGGAAAAGGGCCTTCTGGATGCCGCGGTTGTCGGGCTTGAGCTTGATTGTCTTCCAGCGGCCTTATACCTCTACTACAGTAAAAATATCTGGCCAGGTGCGAGATTTGTTGATGTAACCCATGCAGTGCGTCTTACCCGTGCCGTAAAGTCCCGCTGGGAGATCGATCGGATCAGGGAGGCGTGCGGCCAGGTGGCCGAAGCCGTGGCCTGCGTCCAGGAAACCCTGCGTGAAGGCCTTACCGAGCTGGAGCTATCCAGCCAGATTGAAACCAGGCTCAGATTGCAAGGACATCCCGGCTACCTCCGCATGAGGGGATGGAATCAGGAGTGCGGTATGGGACATGTGCTCTCCGGCGCGGATGGGGCCATGCCATCATGGACCAATACGCCTGGCGGAGGCCTTGGGACATCGCCTGCCTATGGTCTGGGCGCAGGCACAAGGACAATCAGGACCTTTGAGCCCGTGTGCATCGATTTTGGTGGTTCATCAAACGGCTATCTCTGTGACCAGACAAGGCTTTTTTGCATAAAAGGCCTGCCTGAGCGCCTTTTGGATGCCTATAAGGCGGTCTTGGAGGTTCATCAGGGGATCAAAGAGCGGCTTGTCCCGGGTGCAAGCTGTTCCTCGATATATGACTGGGCGATAAATCGGATGGAAGGTCTTGGATATGCGCAGAATTTTATGGGATTTGGCCGAAATCAGGTGATTTTTATCGGCCATGGCCTTGGTGTAGAGGTCGATGAGTACCCGTTTCTTTCAAGAAAGAACCCGATGCCTTTGGCTGAAGGCATGGTTGTTGCCGTTGAGCCGAAGCTTGTATTTCCGGATGAAGGCATTGTTGGCATAGAAGATACCTATTTGATTACGCAAAACGGCGCAGAGCGCCTGACCACAAGCCCGCAGGAGCTGATAATCTGTTAG
- a CDS encoding M23 family metallopeptidase, with translation MTLEQGDSFQALIDKIFQKRDIGDELAADVTKKLSRLINFKRLQPGDVFSVSTDYAGHLVRCTYERGPFELYAIEPDQDGGYKVYQEDVTLERKVVKLSGVVGDSLFDGFSNIGEQPKLARAFANIFSSQIDFNTESMPEDRFDLIVEKYFKHGRFIGYGRILAARYDGVLKDINAYYFRRKGAKEGHYFDANGREIGTAFLRSPLPVIKITSRFSFHRLDPILGSERPHLGVDLAAPIGTPVMAAADGKVEFAGWENGFGKTVRLRHSGGIETQYAHLSRFAKGIAVGARVKQKQVIGYVGMSGLATGPHLDYRLAVKGVFKDPFSVKFMPKSILARADLKRFESQSSKWMACLRQENPAKKVLFVELRKVKGPPDGWLG, from the coding sequence ATGACGCTGGAACAAGGGGACAGCTTCCAGGCCTTGATAGACAAGATTTTTCAAAAAAGAGATATCGGGGACGAGTTGGCCGCGGACGTGACAAAGAAGCTCTCTAGACTTATAAATTTTAAAAGATTGCAACCCGGCGACGTCTTTTCCGTCTCTACAGATTATGCAGGGCACCTTGTAAGATGTACATACGAGAGAGGGCCCTTTGAGCTGTATGCCATCGAACCCGATCAAGACGGCGGATATAAGGTCTATCAAGAAGATGTGACGCTTGAACGCAAGGTGGTCAAGTTGTCCGGTGTCGTAGGTGATTCGCTTTTCGACGGTTTTTCGAATATCGGCGAGCAGCCGAAGCTGGCACGGGCCTTTGCCAATATCTTTTCATCACAGATAGATTTCAATACCGAATCCATGCCGGAAGACAGGTTCGACCTGATCGTCGAAAAGTATTTTAAACACGGCAGATTCATAGGGTATGGCCGGATACTGGCAGCCAGGTACGACGGGGTGTTGAAAGATATAAACGCCTATTATTTCAGGAGGAAAGGGGCCAAAGAAGGGCATTATTTCGATGCAAACGGACGTGAGATAGGTACGGCCTTTCTGAGGTCGCCTCTTCCAGTAATCAAGATCACGTCCAGATTCAGCTTTCACAGATTGGACCCGATCCTGGGGTCTGAACGCCCCCATCTGGGTGTTGACCTTGCAGCCCCTATAGGCACTCCGGTCATGGCTGCGGCAGACGGCAAGGTCGAATTCGCAGGGTGGGAGAACGGCTTTGGGAAAACCGTGCGTCTAAGGCACTCTGGCGGGATCGAGACCCAGTATGCGCATCTGTCAAGGTTTGCAAAGGGCATAGCGGTTGGAGCGAGGGTGAAGCAAAAGCAGGTGATCGGCTATGTTGGCATGAGCGGTCTTGCCACCGGCCCTCATCTTGATTATCGACTTGCCGTAAAAGGTGTGTTTAAAGACCCATTCAGCGTAAAATTCATGCCGAAATCCATACTTGCAAGGGCCGATCTCAAGCGTTTTGAGTCCCAATCCTCTAAATGGATGGCCTGTTTAAGACAGGAAAATCCTGCCAAAAAGGTACTATTTGTGGAATTGCGCAAGGTCAAAGGGCCCCCTGATGGCTGGCTTGGCTAG
- the xseA gene encoding exodeoxyribonuclease VII large subunit: protein MSEELLRSLFPFSALESAGQGHNLPERQVWQVSRLLSEINYLLDGAFHYIWIEGEVSNFKRASSGHIYFTLKDNYAQIRAVMFRSQAASSSSGIQDGQHVTCLARLNVYSGRGDLQLVLESIERKGEGALMLALEAVKARLAKEGLFSEGRKRPLPLIPERVFVITSPTGAAIQDFIRTARGRFKGARIIICPVKVQGEGASEEIIAALRMISKVVGDGDVIVLTRGGGSIEDLWAFNSEDLAWEISRAPVPVVSAVGHEIDFTIADLVADYRAATPTAAAQAIFPSQNVLLRRLEGLRQDLLRAALNRIRFEKKGVQMLAYRLKDPRHALRERQLRYDNLFGRLEGALNGYKRRCRVLSAQMEAISLRCVRAGSLYIERKRTALSGVVGRLEAASPLSILSRGYSIVYKGLGDEVVRDAEKVKAGERLVIIPRNGAILCEALSVAKDRYVFKKTDQANQV, encoded by the coding sequence ATGTCTGAAGAGCTTTTAAGGTCATTGTTCCCGTTCTCGGCCCTCGAATCCGCCGGCCAGGGCCATAATCTGCCCGAAAGACAGGTCTGGCAGGTCTCAAGGCTCCTTTCTGAGATAAATTACCTGCTGGATGGGGCCTTCCATTATATCTGGATCGAGGGTGAGGTATCTAATTTTAAGAGGGCCTCCTCCGGGCATATTTATTTCACATTGAAGGATAACTATGCACAGATCAGGGCCGTGATGTTCAGGTCACAGGCGGCTTCCAGCTCATCCGGCATCCAGGACGGCCAGCACGTGACTTGCCTTGCCAGGCTGAACGTCTATTCCGGCAGGGGAGACCTTCAGCTCGTGCTCGAATCCATTGAAAGGAAAGGGGAGGGGGCCTTGATGCTGGCCCTTGAGGCGGTCAAGGCAAGGCTCGCGAAGGAGGGGCTCTTTTCAGAAGGGCGCAAGAGGCCTCTGCCGCTTATACCTGAGAGGGTATTTGTCATTACATCGCCGACAGGAGCGGCCATACAGGACTTTATACGTACGGCAAGGGGCAGGTTCAAGGGCGCCAGAATTATTATTTGTCCTGTAAAGGTGCAGGGCGAGGGTGCGAGCGAGGAGATTATCGCGGCCTTAAGGATGATATCTAAGGTTGTAGGGGATGGCGATGTTATAGTCCTTACCAGAGGCGGCGGTTCAATAGAAGATCTGTGGGCCTTTAACAGCGAGGACCTAGCCTGGGAGATATCTAGGGCACCGGTGCCTGTTGTCTCTGCGGTCGGCCATGAGATAGATTTTACTATTGCCGATCTTGTTGCCGATTATAGGGCCGCGACGCCTACCGCCGCGGCCCAGGCGATATTTCCATCTCAGAATGTATTGTTAAGGCGGCTTGAGGGCCTGAGACAAGACCTTCTGCGCGCGGCTTTAAATAGGATAAGGTTTGAAAAGAAGGGCGTGCAGATGCTTGCCTATCGCCTTAAAGACCCAAGGCATGCCCTGAGAGAGCGACAGTTAAGATATGATAACCTTTTTGGAAGACTTGAAGGTGCGCTCAATGGATACAAAAGACGCTGCAGGGTCTTAAGCGCCCAGATGGAGGCCATCTCTTTAAGATGCGTAAGGGCCGGCAGTCTATATATTGAGCGGAAAAGGACAGCGCTTTCAGGGGTTGTCGGGCGTCTTGAGGCGGCGAGCCCGCTGTCGATCCTTTCGAGGGGCTACAGCATCGTCTATAAAGGTCTTGGCGATGAGGTGGTCAGGGATGCGGAAAAGGTTAAGGC
- a CDS encoding ABC transporter substrate-binding protein: MSLLPLALIYSASISWAAEITCQDYLGRAVKIQVPVKRAVILVGPSDLIPALNIWDKVVGVSTYTYAHDNLLKAAKPDWKDNVVPVASGMADVNIEALLRLRPDIVITWSYSHETVRFMEQNGLRVIEINPKTLHEFYGVIDLFGRLFGRGREAEKTINEMEGIFRLIQKRVSRIPADKIRRVLWVYYGGRPTSVACKGSLLADVLKEIRAVNPASSITQGWGGSADVSMEKIIAWNPDVIFIWGYAPYKALDILNNPQWRCIKAVKDGRVYKAPEWSTWSPRLAPIALWMAMKTYPEYFKDVDFDGVVDRFYRNVFGVSYGEIDKIAQ, from the coding sequence ATGTCTCTGTTGCCTCTGGCCTTGATATATTCGGCGTCCATATCGTGGGCTGCGGAAATAACCTGTCAGGACTATCTAGGCAGGGCTGTCAAGATACAGGTCCCTGTGAAACGAGCCGTAATCCTCGTAGGTCCCAGTGATTTGATCCCTGCTCTGAATATCTGGGACAAGGTCGTCGGCGTCAGCACTTATACATATGCTCATGATAATCTGCTCAAGGCCGCAAAGCCGGACTGGAAGGACAATGTCGTACCTGTAGCCAGCGGCATGGCTGATGTGAACATAGAGGCGCTCCTTAGACTCAGGCCCGATATTGTCATTACATGGTCATACTCCCATGAGACGGTAAGATTCATGGAGCAAAACGGATTGAGGGTCATAGAGATAAACCCGAAGACCCTTCATGAATTCTATGGTGTGATAGATCTTTTTGGAAGGCTGTTTGGGAGGGGAAGAGAGGCAGAGAAGACCATCAACGAGATGGAAGGGATCTTCAGGCTCATTCAGAAAAGGGTGTCCAGGATACCTGCCGACAAGATAAGAAGGGTCCTCTGGGTTTACTACGGAGGGAGACCGACAAGCGTTGCATGTAAGGGCAGCCTCCTGGCCGACGTGCTCAAGGAGATCCGTGCGGTAAATCCCGCATCATCTATTACACAAGGCTGGGGCGGGAGCGCCGATGTATCCATGGAGAAGATAATCGCCTGGAATCCTGATGTAATCTTCATCTGGGGATATGCGCCATATAAGGCCCTGGACATCCTTAATAACCCCCAGTGGAGGTGTATAAAGGCGGTAAAAGACGGCAGGGTCTATAAGGCCCCTGAATGGTCGACATGGTCTCCGAGGCTTGCGCCCATCGCCCTCTGGATGGCCATGAAGACCTATCCGGAATATTTCAAGGACGTAGATTTCGATGGTGTGGTTGACCGCTTTTACAGGAATGTCTTCGGGGTTTCCTATGGGGAGATAGATAAAATTGCGCAGTAA